A DNA window from Buttiauxella agrestis contains the following coding sequences:
- the btuC gene encoding vitamin B12 ABC transporter permease BtuC has product MHTFVARQRFLERRWLLALFATMLGMVVLSLSAGDQWFAPQHWMREDAQLFIWQIRLPRTLAVLLVGAALAISGTIMQALFENPLAEPGLLGVSNGAGVALVAAVLLGQGMLPGWVLGICAIAGALIITFILLRFSRRHLSNSRLLLAGVALGIICSALMTWAIYFSSSLDLRQLMYWMMGGFGGVDWRQWWLMVTLLPVMLWLCRNYAPLNLMALGEISARQLGLPVWVWRNILVIATGWLVGVSVALAGAIGFIGLVIPHMLRLKGLTDHRILLPASALAGATVLLGADVIARLALASAELPIGVVTATLGAPVFIWLLLKAGK; this is encoded by the coding sequence ATGCACACTTTTGTTGCGCGACAGCGCTTTCTCGAACGCCGCTGGTTGTTAGCACTGTTCGCCACAATGCTAGGCATGGTGGTGTTGAGCCTGAGCGCAGGGGATCAATGGTTTGCCCCACAACACTGGATGCGTGAGGATGCGCAGCTGTTTATCTGGCAAATTCGCCTGCCACGTACATTAGCGGTGTTGCTGGTTGGCGCGGCACTGGCGATTTCTGGCACTATCATGCAGGCGCTTTTTGAAAATCCGCTGGCGGAACCGGGTCTATTAGGCGTTTCCAATGGCGCGGGTGTGGCCTTAGTGGCGGCCGTTTTACTTGGACAGGGCATGCTGCCGGGTTGGGTTTTGGGTATCTGTGCCATTGCTGGTGCGCTGATTATCACCTTCATCCTGCTGCGTTTTTCACGTCGTCATCTTTCGAATAGCCGCTTGCTGCTCGCCGGTGTGGCGCTGGGCATCATCTGTAGCGCACTGATGACCTGGGCAATTTATTTCAGCAGCAGCCTCGACCTGCGCCAGTTAATGTACTGGATGATGGGCGGGTTTGGTGGCGTGGACTGGCGGCAATGGTGGCTCATGGTCACGTTATTGCCCGTGATGCTGTGGTTATGTCGCAACTACGCCCCATTGAATCTGATGGCGCTTGGCGAAATATCCGCACGTCAGCTCGGTTTGCCTGTCTGGGTATGGCGCAACATTCTGGTGATAGCGACAGGCTGGCTGGTGGGCGTGAGCGTTGCGCTTGCTGGCGCAATTGGTTTTATCGGCCTGGTGATCCCTCATATGTTACGTCTGAAAGGTTTAACCGATCATCGTATTTTACTGCCCGCGAGCGCGTTGGCTGGTGCCACAGTGTTATTGGGGGCCGATGTGATTGCTCGCCTGGCTTTGGCTTCCGCAGAATTACCGATTGGCGTCGTGACAGCAACGTTAGGCGCACCTGTATTTATCTGGCTATTATTAAAAGCTGGGAAATAA
- the ihfA gene encoding integration host factor subunit alpha, whose protein sequence is MALTKAEMSEYLFDKLGLSKRDAKELVELFFEEIRRALENGEQVKLSGFGNFDLRDKNQRPGRNPKTGEDIPITARRVVTFRPGQKLKSRVENASPKDE, encoded by the coding sequence ATGGCGCTTACAAAAGCTGAAATGTCAGAATATCTGTTTGATAAGCTAGGGCTTAGCAAACGTGATGCTAAAGAGTTGGTAGAGCTGTTTTTCGAAGAGATCCGTCGCGCTCTGGAGAACGGCGAGCAGGTTAAGCTATCAGGCTTTGGTAATTTTGACTTACGCGATAAAAACCAACGTCCCGGGCGTAACCCGAAGACTGGTGAAGATATTCCTATCACGGCTCGCCGTGTTGTGACTTTCCGACCTGGTCAGAAGTTGAAAAGTAGGGTTGAAAACGCGTCGCCAAAAGACGAGTAA
- the pheT gene encoding phenylalanine--tRNA ligase subunit beta, with translation MKFSELWLREWVNPANSSEELSNQITMAGLEVDGVDAVAGAFNGVVVGEVVECGQHPNADKLRVTKVNVGGERLLDIVCGAPNCRQGLKVAVATVGAVLPGDFKIKAAKLRGEPSEGMLCSFSELGISDDHNGIIELPLDAPIGTDIREYLKLDDNTIEISVTPNRADCLGIIGVARDVAVVNQLPLHEPEMPAVAATITDTLPIRVDAPEACPRYLGRVVKGINVKAPTPLWMKEKLRRCGIRSIDAVVDVTNYVLLELGQPMHAFDLSRIDGGIVVRMAEEGEALTLLDGNEVKLKADTLVIADHNKALAMGGIFGGEHSGVNDETQDVLLECAFFNPLSITGRARRHGLHTDASHRYERGVDSALQYKAMDRATRLLTDICGGEVGPVIDVTNEAHLPKAATITLRRSKLDRLIGHHIEDAQVSDILRRLGCEVTEGDNQWTAVAPSWRFDMQIEEDLVEEVARVYGYNSIPNEPVQAGLIMGSHREADLSLKRVKTMLVDKGYQEVITYSFVDPKVQQLLHPGEENLILPSPISSEMSAMRLSLLPGLLNTVVYNQNRQQARVRIFESGLRFVPDTQADLGIRQDLMLAAALCGNRYEEHWDLARNTVDFYDLKGDLEAVLDLTGKLSDIEFKAASNPALHPGQSAAIYLGGEYVGFIGVVHPELERKLSLNGRTLVFEVLWSKLADRAVPESAEISRYPANRRDIAVVVAENVPAADILAECKKVGANQVVGVNLFDVYRGKGVAEGYKSLAISLILQDTGRTLEEEEMAATVAKCVEALKERFQASLRD, from the coding sequence ATGAAATTCAGTGAACTCTGGTTACGCGAATGGGTAAACCCAGCCAACAGCAGTGAGGAGCTTTCCAACCAAATCACTATGGCTGGTCTGGAAGTTGATGGCGTTGACGCCGTTGCAGGTGCATTCAATGGCGTGGTGGTGGGTGAAGTGGTTGAGTGCGGCCAACATCCAAACGCTGACAAACTGCGTGTAACGAAAGTGAATGTCGGTGGCGAGCGCCTGTTAGACATCGTTTGTGGTGCGCCAAATTGCCGTCAGGGCCTGAAAGTTGCTGTGGCAACCGTCGGTGCTGTTCTGCCAGGTGATTTCAAAATCAAAGCCGCCAAACTGCGTGGCGAGCCATCTGAAGGGATGCTGTGCTCGTTCTCCGAGCTGGGTATTTCCGACGATCATAACGGTATTATTGAGTTGCCGCTGGATGCGCCAATTGGCACTGATATCCGCGAATACCTGAAGCTCGATGACAATACTATCGAAATCAGCGTTACGCCAAACCGTGCCGATTGCCTTGGTATCATCGGTGTTGCGCGTGATGTAGCTGTTGTGAACCAACTGCCATTGCACGAACCAGAAATGCCCGCAGTAGCGGCGACCATCACCGACACGTTGCCCATTCGTGTGGATGCGCCTGAAGCGTGCCCGCGTTACCTTGGCCGTGTGGTTAAAGGCATCAACGTTAAAGCCCCAACCCCGCTGTGGATGAAAGAGAAACTGCGTCGTTGTGGTATTCGTTCTATTGATGCAGTCGTTGACGTGACCAACTATGTACTTCTCGAACTTGGCCAACCGATGCATGCATTCGATCTGAGTCGCATCGACGGTGGCATTGTTGTGCGTATGGCAGAAGAGGGCGAAGCGCTGACTCTGCTTGATGGTAACGAAGTGAAGCTGAAAGCTGACACGCTGGTTATCGCTGACCACAATAAAGCGCTGGCAATGGGCGGTATCTTTGGTGGCGAACATTCTGGCGTGAATGATGAAACCCAGGACGTGCTGCTGGAGTGCGCATTCTTCAATCCGCTGTCTATTACCGGCCGCGCTCGTCGCCATGGTCTGCATACCGATGCTTCTCATCGTTATGAGCGTGGTGTGGATTCAGCTCTGCAATATAAAGCGATGGATCGTGCAACTCGCCTGTTGACTGATATCTGCGGTGGCGAAGTGGGTCCGGTTATTGACGTGACTAATGAAGCACATCTGCCAAAAGCTGCCACAATTACTCTGCGTCGCAGCAAACTGGATCGCCTGATCGGTCATCACATTGAAGATGCACAGGTTAGCGACATCCTGCGCCGCTTAGGCTGTGAAGTAACTGAAGGCGACAACCAATGGACGGCAGTGGCACCAAGCTGGCGCTTCGATATGCAGATTGAAGAAGATCTGGTTGAAGAAGTGGCACGCGTTTATGGTTATAACAGCATCCCGAATGAGCCTGTTCAGGCGGGTCTGATTATGGGCAGCCATCGCGAAGCAGACTTATCGCTCAAGCGTGTGAAAACCATGCTGGTCGATAAAGGCTACCAGGAAGTCATCACCTACAGCTTTGTTGATCCTAAAGTTCAGCAATTGCTGCACCCAGGTGAAGAAAATCTGATTCTGCCAAGCCCAATTTCCAGCGAAATGTCAGCGATGCGTTTATCTCTGCTGCCTGGCCTGCTGAATACCGTGGTTTATAACCAGAACCGCCAGCAGGCACGCGTGCGTATCTTTGAGTCAGGTTTGCGCTTTGTTCCTGATACTCAGGCAGACCTGGGTATCCGTCAGGATCTTATGCTGGCTGCTGCCCTCTGCGGTAATCGCTACGAAGAGCATTGGGATCTGGCGCGTAACACTGTCGACTTCTATGATTTGAAGGGCGATCTGGAAGCAGTATTAGATCTTACTGGTAAACTTTCTGACATCGAATTCAAAGCTGCAAGCAACCCAGCTTTGCATCCAGGCCAAAGTGCTGCCATTTATTTAGGCGGGGAATACGTTGGTTTCATTGGTGTTGTGCATCCAGAGCTCGAGCGCAAGCTGTCACTCAATGGCCGTACTCTGGTGTTCGAAGTGCTGTGGAGCAAGCTTGCAGACCGCGCTGTGCCTGAGTCGGCAGAGATTTCTCGATATCCTGCGAACCGCCGTGACATTGCTGTTGTGGTCGCTGAAAACGTTCCCGCAGCAGATATTTTGGCCGAGTGTAAGAAAGTTGGCGCAAATCAGGTAGTTGGCGTAAACTTATTTGATGTGTACCGTGGCAAAGGCGTAGCCGAAGGCTATAAGAGCCTTGCCATAAGCCTTATCCTGCAGGATACGGGCCGTACACTCGAAGAAGAGGAGATGGCCGCTACCGTTGCAAAATGCGTAGAGGCATTAAAAGAGCGATTCCAGGCATCATTGAGGGATTGA
- the pheS gene encoding phenylalanine--tRNA ligase subunit alpha, which produces MPHLAELVANATAAINEAHDVAALDNVRVEYLGKKGHLTLQMTTLRELLPEERPAAGAVINEAKEKVQEALNARKHALESAALNARLAEETIDISLPGRRIENGGLHPVTRTIDRIESFFGELGFTVATGPEIEDDYHNFDALNIPGHHPARADHDTFWFDATRLLRTQTSGVQIRTMKDKQPPIRIIAPGRVYRNDYDQTHTPMFHQMEGLIVDTNINFTNLKGTIHDFLNNFFEADLQIRFRPSYFPFTEPSAEVDVMGKNGKWLEVLGCGMVHPNVLRNVGIDPEVYSGFAFGMGMERLTMLRYGVTDLRAFFENDLRFLKQFK; this is translated from the coding sequence ATGCCACATCTCGCAGAGCTGGTTGCCAATGCAACGGCCGCCATAAACGAGGCCCATGATGTTGCCGCGTTGGACAACGTACGCGTCGAGTATTTAGGGAAGAAAGGGCATCTGACCCTCCAGATGACAACCCTGCGTGAATTGCTACCAGAAGAGCGTCCAGCCGCTGGTGCGGTAATTAATGAAGCGAAAGAGAAAGTGCAAGAAGCATTGAATGCACGCAAACACGCCCTCGAAAGTGCCGCGCTGAATGCGCGTCTGGCAGAAGAGACCATTGATATTTCCCTGCCTGGCCGTCGCATTGAAAATGGCGGCTTGCACCCGGTGACTCGCACCATTGACCGTATTGAAAGCTTCTTTGGTGAACTTGGCTTTACTGTGGCAACTGGCCCGGAAATCGAAGACGATTACCATAACTTCGATGCGCTGAATATCCCAGGGCACCACCCAGCTCGCGCTGACCACGATACTTTCTGGTTCGATGCAACTCGCCTGCTGCGCACCCAAACGTCTGGTGTACAGATTCGTACCATGAAAGACAAGCAGCCGCCGATTCGTATTATTGCGCCAGGCCGCGTCTATCGTAACGATTACGATCAGACTCACACCCCGATGTTCCACCAGATGGAAGGTTTGATTGTTGATACCAACATCAACTTCACCAACCTGAAAGGAACCATCCACGACTTCCTGAACAACTTCTTCGAAGCGGATCTGCAGATTCGTTTCCGTCCATCCTATTTCCCGTTCACTGAACCGTCCGCCGAAGTAGATGTTATGGGCAAAAACGGTAAGTGGCTGGAAGTGTTAGGTTGCGGCATGGTGCATCCGAACGTTCTACGTAACGTCGGTATCGACCCAGAAGTTTATTCAGGCTTTGCGTTCGGCATGGGCATGGAGCGTCTGACCATGTTGCGCTACGGCGTGACCGATCTGCGTGCATTCTTCGAAAATGATTTACGTTTCCTCAAACAGTTCAAATAA
- the pheM gene encoding pheST operon leader peptide PheM, with protein MNAAIFRFFFYFST; from the coding sequence ATGAATGCTGCTATTTTCCGTTTCTTTTTTTACTTTAGCACCTGA
- the rplT gene encoding 50S ribosomal protein L20: MARVKRGVIARARHKKILKQAKGYYGARSRVYRVAFQAVIKAGQYAYRDRRQRKRQFRQLWIARINAAARQNGISYSKFINGLKKASVEIDRKILADIAVFDKVAFTALVEKAKAALA; this comes from the coding sequence ATGGCTCGCGTAAAACGTGGTGTTATCGCACGTGCTCGTCACAAAAAAATCCTTAAACAAGCCAAAGGCTACTACGGTGCGCGTTCACGCGTTTACCGCGTTGCTTTCCAGGCTGTTATCAAAGCTGGCCAATACGCTTACCGTGACCGTCGTCAACGTAAACGTCAATTCCGTCAGCTGTGGATTGCACGTATCAACGCTGCAGCTCGTCAGAACGGGATCTCTTACAGCAAATTCATCAACGGCTTGAAAAAAGCTTCTGTTGAAATCGACCGTAAGATCCTGGCTGACATCGCCGTATTCGACAAAGTGGCATTTACTGCACTGGTTGAGAAAGCGAAAGCAGCTCTGGCGTAA
- the rpmI gene encoding 50S ribosomal protein L35 — protein MPKIKTVRGAAKRFKKTAGGGFKRKHANLRHILTKKSTKRKRHLRPKGMVSKGDLGLVIACLPYA, from the coding sequence ATGCCAAAGATTAAAACTGTACGCGGCGCCGCTAAGCGCTTCAAAAAGACCGCCGGTGGTGGTTTTAAGCGTAAGCACGCTAACCTGCGTCATATTCTGACTAAAAAGTCTACTAAGCGTAAACGTCACCTGCGTCCGAAAGGTATGGTCTCCAAAGGGGATCTGGGCCTGGTCATCGCTTGCCTGCCGTACGCATAA
- the infC gene encoding translation initiation factor IF-3: MKGGKRVQPARPNRINKEIRATEVRLTGLEGEPIGIVSLNEALEKAEEAGVDLVEISPNAEPPVCRIMDYGKFLYEKSKSSKEQKKKQKVIQVKEIKFRPGTDDGDYQVKLRSLVRFLEEGDKAKITLRFRGREMAHQQIGMEVLNRVRDDLSELAVVESFPSKIEGRQMIMVLAPKKKQ, translated from the coding sequence ATTAAAGGCGGAAAAAGAGTTCAACCGGCGCGTCCTAATCGCATAAACAAAGAAATTCGTGCCACAGAAGTTCGTCTGACAGGCTTAGAAGGCGAACCTATTGGTATTGTCAGTCTGAATGAAGCTTTGGAAAAAGCCGAAGAGGCAGGAGTTGATTTAGTCGAAATCAGTCCTAATGCTGAACCGCCTGTTTGCCGCATTATGGACTACGGCAAGTTTCTCTATGAAAAAAGCAAATCTTCTAAGGAACAGAAGAAGAAGCAAAAAGTTATTCAGGTCAAGGAAATCAAATTCCGACCTGGTACCGATGATGGCGACTATCAGGTAAAACTCCGCAGCCTGGTTCGCTTTCTGGAAGAGGGTGATAAAGCTAAAATCACACTGCGTTTCCGCGGTCGTGAAATGGCTCACCAACAGATTGGTATGGAAGTGCTTAACCGCGTCCGTGACGATCTGAGTGAACTGGCAGTCGTCGAATCCTTCCCATCGAAGATCGAAGGCCGCCAGATGATCATGGTGCTCGCTCCGAAGAAGAAACAGTAA
- the thrS gene encoding threonine--tRNA ligase — MPVITLPDGSQRHYDHAVSPLDVALDIGPGLAKACIAGRVDGELVDASDIIEHDAKLAIITVKDEAGLEILRHSCAHLLGHAIKQLWPHTKMAIGPVIDNGFYYDVDIDHTLTQEDLELLEKRMHELAEKDYDVIKKKVSWHEARETFVNRGESYKVAILDENISHDDQPGLYHHEEYVDMCRGPHVPNMRFCHHFKLQKTSGAYWRGDSNNKMLQRIYGTAWADKKQLNAYIQRLEEASKRDHRKIGKQLDLYHMQEEAPGMVFWHNDGWTIFRELEVFVRSKLKEYQYQEVKGPFMMDRVLWEKTGHWDNYKDAMFTTSSENREYCIKPMNCPGHVQIFNQGLKSYRDLPLRMAEFGSCHRNEPSGALHGLMRVRGFTQDDAHIFCTESQVRDEVNSCIRMVYDMYSTFGFEKIVVKLSTRPEKRIGTDEMWDRAEADLAVALQENNIPFDYQPGEGAFYGPKIEFTLYDCLDRAWQCGTVQLDFSLPSRLNASFIGENNERLVPVMIHRAILGSMERFIGILTEEFAGFFPTWLAPVQAVVMNITDGQSEYVSELTRKLQNAGIRVKADLRNEKIGFKIREHTLRRVPYMLVCGDKEVEAGKVAVRTRRGKDLGSMDVNELIEKLQLEIRSRNLNQLEE; from the coding sequence ATGCCTGTTATTACTCTTCCTGATGGCAGCCAACGCCATTACGACCATGCTGTTAGCCCGCTGGATGTTGCTCTGGATATTGGTCCAGGCCTTGCAAAAGCGTGTATCGCTGGCCGTGTTGATGGTGAATTGGTTGATGCATCTGATATTATTGAGCACGATGCCAAACTTGCGATTATCACTGTAAAAGATGAAGCTGGCCTGGAGATTCTCCGCCACTCATGCGCCCACTTATTGGGTCATGCCATCAAGCAGCTGTGGCCGCACACCAAAATGGCGATTGGCCCGGTGATTGACAACGGTTTTTACTATGACGTTGATATCGACCACACGCTGACGCAGGAAGATCTTGAGCTGCTCGAAAAGCGTATGCACGAGCTGGCTGAGAAAGATTACGATGTCATCAAGAAGAAAGTGAGCTGGCATGAAGCCCGTGAAACCTTCGTGAACCGTGGCGAAAGCTATAAAGTCGCGATTCTTGATGAAAACATCAGCCATGATGACCAACCAGGTTTGTATCATCATGAAGAATACGTTGATATGTGCCGTGGCCCGCACGTACCGAATATGCGTTTCTGCCATCATTTCAAACTGCAGAAAACCTCCGGTGCTTATTGGCGTGGTGATAGCAACAACAAGATGCTGCAACGTATTTACGGCACCGCATGGGCCGATAAAAAGCAGCTGAATGCTTATATTCAACGTCTGGAAGAAGCCTCCAAACGTGACCACCGTAAAATCGGTAAGCAACTCGACCTGTATCATATGCAGGAAGAAGCGCCTGGTATGGTGTTCTGGCACAACGACGGCTGGACTATCTTCCGTGAGTTAGAAGTGTTTGTTCGCTCCAAACTCAAAGAGTACCAGTACCAGGAAGTGAAAGGCCCGTTCATGATGGACCGTGTGCTGTGGGAAAAAACCGGCCACTGGGACAACTATAAAGATGCGATGTTTACGACTTCTTCCGAGAACCGTGAATACTGCATCAAGCCAATGAACTGCCCAGGTCATGTTCAGATCTTTAATCAGGGTCTGAAATCCTACCGCGACTTGCCATTACGTATGGCTGAGTTTGGTAGCTGCCACCGTAACGAACCGTCAGGTGCGTTGCATGGTCTGATGCGCGTTCGTGGTTTTACTCAAGACGATGCGCACATTTTCTGTACCGAAAGCCAGGTTCGTGACGAAGTAAACAGCTGTATCCGCATGGTTTATGACATGTACAGCACCTTCGGTTTTGAAAAAATCGTTGTGAAACTGTCTACTCGTCCTGAAAAACGCATCGGTACTGACGAAATGTGGGACCGTGCAGAAGCAGATTTGGCTGTTGCACTGCAAGAAAATAACATTCCGTTTGATTATCAACCGGGTGAGGGTGCATTCTATGGCCCTAAAATTGAATTTACCCTGTACGACTGCCTGGATCGTGCATGGCAGTGCGGTACTGTACAGCTAGACTTCTCATTACCATCACGTTTGAACGCTTCGTTTATTGGTGAAAATAACGAACGCCTGGTTCCGGTAATGATTCACCGTGCAATTCTCGGGTCAATGGAACGTTTTATTGGTATCCTGACTGAAGAGTTCGCAGGTTTCTTCCCAACCTGGCTTGCGCCAGTACAAGCAGTGGTCATGAATATCACTGATGGACAGTCTGAATACGTTAGCGAATTGACCCGTAAACTGCAAAATGCAGGCATTCGTGTAAAAGCAGACTTGAGAAATGAGAAGATTGGCTTTAAAATCCGTGAACACACGTTGCGTCGTGTCCCATACATGTTAGTTTGTGGCGATAAAGAGGTCGAAGCAGGCAAAGTAGCCGTTCGTACCCGTCGTGGCAAAGATTTGGGGAGCATGGACGTAAACGAACTGATTGAAAAACTGCAATTAGAAATTCGCAGTCGCAATCTTAATCAACTAGAGGAATAG
- a CDS encoding acyltransferase family protein has translation MLKYRSDIDGIRAIVVVLVVIYHAFPSLLPGGFIGVDIFFVISGFLITSILKTEIVSGKYSVKDFYRRRIDRLFPALLVVMFSVFIFGWFTLFADEFMQLGKQLAGSAGFIANILFYSEVGYFNATSATKPLLHLWSLGIEEQFYLVFPLVLYFAYKRKLNLVLVVSLLAGASFLLNVISIRENVERTFYLPQYRHWELLLGSILALLMHGEKSKRPLKSVAFPLAAISLSVIIVTAFTLHSTVAFPGWYALLPVVASVLLIWTAQDSGPIKSIISSKIFVFIGLISYPLYLWHWPLFSLAHIINGSTPPDWVLLALTALSFVLAAITYCLIERPLKHVKSWKKKTIPMLVLMMIIGMAGYVTYAMNGIDSRANIKVSKEVSRQLIGTIWQYTKNDNCLERFKTTLATSSPWWFCTLKRNADPDVLLLGNSYANHLYPGIANNSHLKDLNVLSIGTADVTSGVLVSKSANQTEQMKFVDDIMLKTKSIKYIIISGIVSKPDDLYIAGLIKRMSTITANGAKVVIFYPHVRLSDDIKACFSRPLKTPKKSCESDLTELKDIQSNLAYLKEKVIAAYPSTLFFDPNSVFCDKKKCSSVRDGLPMYRDEYKHLSEYASMSVGNDFTVWAKSNLPEILK, from the coding sequence ATGTTAAAATATAGATCTGATATTGATGGCATCAGAGCCATAGTTGTAGTTCTTGTCGTTATCTATCACGCTTTCCCGTCACTACTACCTGGCGGTTTTATTGGTGTGGATATTTTCTTTGTCATATCTGGATTTCTTATCACATCCATCTTAAAAACCGAGATAGTGTCCGGTAAGTATTCGGTTAAGGATTTTTACCGCAGACGAATCGACCGTCTGTTTCCTGCACTCTTAGTTGTGATGTTTTCGGTTTTCATCTTCGGATGGTTTACTCTCTTCGCTGATGAGTTCATGCAGTTGGGCAAACAACTAGCCGGCAGTGCAGGATTTATAGCCAATATCCTATTTTATAGTGAAGTTGGATATTTTAATGCTACGTCTGCAACCAAGCCACTTTTACACCTTTGGTCTCTCGGTATAGAAGAACAGTTTTATCTCGTGTTTCCCCTAGTTCTTTATTTTGCATATAAAAGAAAGCTAAACCTTGTTTTGGTTGTGTCCTTGCTTGCTGGCGCATCCTTCCTATTAAATGTCATAAGCATCCGTGAAAATGTCGAGAGGACATTCTATCTACCTCAATATCGGCACTGGGAGCTACTGCTGGGTTCCATCCTTGCACTTCTTATGCATGGTGAAAAGTCGAAACGTCCTTTAAAGTCAGTTGCATTCCCACTGGCTGCAATTTCTCTTTCAGTCATTATTGTCACCGCATTCACACTTCACTCTACTGTAGCATTCCCCGGCTGGTATGCCCTGCTCCCAGTTGTCGCGTCTGTATTGCTGATCTGGACCGCGCAAGATTCTGGCCCTATCAAATCAATTATCTCCTCGAAAATATTTGTATTTATTGGACTGATTAGCTATCCACTTTACCTCTGGCACTGGCCTCTATTCTCCCTTGCGCACATCATAAACGGGAGCACCCCACCAGACTGGGTTTTGCTGGCATTGACGGCTCTGTCATTTGTACTTGCGGCAATAACGTACTGCTTAATTGAAAGACCGCTAAAACATGTAAAATCTTGGAAGAAAAAGACTATCCCAATGTTGGTTCTGATGATGATAATTGGAATGGCAGGATATGTGACATACGCAATGAACGGCATTGATAGCCGGGCGAATATCAAAGTAAGCAAGGAAGTAAGCAGACAGCTTATCGGTACCATTTGGCAATACACGAAAAATGATAATTGCCTGGAAAGATTTAAAACAACGCTGGCAACGTCCTCACCATGGTGGTTCTGCACATTAAAGCGCAATGCAGACCCGGATGTTCTGCTATTGGGTAATAGCTATGCTAACCATTTATATCCTGGTATCGCAAACAACAGCCACTTGAAAGATCTAAATGTACTTTCTATCGGTACGGCTGATGTCACATCAGGGGTTCTGGTGAGTAAAAGTGCTAATCAGACGGAGCAAATGAAATTCGTCGATGACATTATGCTAAAAACAAAATCCATTAAGTACATTATTATCAGTGGAATAGTTTCAAAGCCTGATGATTTGTATATCGCTGGTTTGATAAAAAGAATGTCAACTATCACTGCCAATGGCGCGAAGGTTGTTATCTTCTATCCACATGTAAGGTTGTCTGATGATATTAAAGCATGCTTCTCGAGACCACTTAAAACACCTAAAAAATCATGTGAATCAGACCTTACAGAGCTGAAAGATATCCAATCAAATTTAGCATATCTTAAAGAGAAGGTTATCGCAGCCTATCCGTCGACGCTATTCTTTGATCCTAATTCTGTATTCTGTGACAAGAAAAAATGCTCGTCAGTAAGAGATGGATTGCCTATGTACAGGGATGAATATAAGCACCTTTCCGAGTATGCGAGCATGTCAGTTGGCAATGATTTTACTGTGTGGGCTAAAAGTAATCTCCCAGAGATACTTAAATAA
- a CDS encoding Rha family transcriptional regulator: MAQKEKPPGRTGGLHQLPTRYKSMLTGNLAVKAVPVTMSSLEISELVKSRHTDVRRSIERLMLKGVITSAPMAFLENINGLGKVVRVKAYLLDKRDSYVVVAQLSPEFTGALVDRWQELESIALTPLLPSNYKEALLALVVAEEEKEKLCIERDHAIETKAWIGEKREATAMATASAAVREKNKLAETVGACRKHATITAVENKTGNEYKWQGLRKWCRENDAMPLEVEDKRFGMVKSWPRDAWLAVYELDLRKIF, encoded by the coding sequence ATGGCGCAAAAAGAAAAACCGCCAGGTAGGACTGGCGGCTTACATCAACTACCGACAAGGTATAAATCAATGCTTACAGGTAATTTAGCAGTTAAAGCAGTTCCTGTCACCATGTCCAGCCTTGAGATATCTGAGCTGGTCAAGTCCCGGCATACTGATGTGCGTCGTTCAATAGAGCGCCTAATGCTAAAGGGTGTTATCACAAGTGCGCCAATGGCGTTTCTTGAGAATATCAATGGGTTAGGAAAGGTTGTTCGGGTTAAAGCATATCTTCTTGATAAACGAGATAGCTATGTTGTAGTCGCTCAACTATCCCCTGAATTTACTGGTGCATTGGTTGATCGCTGGCAAGAGCTTGAATCAATAGCATTGACACCATTACTTCCATCCAACTACAAAGAAGCGTTGCTTGCTTTGGTAGTTGCTGAGGAAGAAAAGGAAAAGCTGTGTATTGAGCGTGATCATGCCATTGAAACAAAAGCGTGGATTGGTGAAAAGCGTGAAGCTACTGCGATGGCGACCGCTTCGGCAGCTGTTCGTGAGAAGAACAAATTAGCTGAAACAGTTGGAGCATGCAGGAAGCACGCGACGATCACTGCGGTAGAGAACAAAACTGGAAATGAATATAAGTGGCAGGGATTGCGTAAATGGTGCCGTGAAAATGACGCGATGCCTTTGGAAGTTGAGGACAAGCGCTTTGGCATGGTGAAGTCTTGGCCGCGCGACGCATGGCTTGCCGTTTACGAATTAGATTTGCGTAAAATTTTCTAA